A portion of the Cryptomeria japonica chromosome 5, Sugi_1.0, whole genome shotgun sequence genome contains these proteins:
- the LOC131040173 gene encoding probable cellulose synthase A catalytic subunit 8 [UDP-forming]: MKKTPSSSNSNPLYEKYIHNSYVYRAWACLHLLLLLSFLTYRLFYSLDECCGVIWIIAFSCELWFSLQFLLYQNSIWLSVEYKAYPERLERRYGGESASELPPVDIIITTTDPYKEPAIITANTVLSVLALDYPVEKIACYVSDDGGSPITFYSLVETLEFAKKWVPFCRNFNIELRIPIMYFSKTPKSSDPKFLEQWQVMKDEYERLKRRIADALERGHVTLKSVSENDVNDFVYKRSDVKNHSSIVKVIHENKVSQGNDDLVLPHLIYVAREKRPMFNHHYKAGAMNVMARISGLMTNAPFILNLDCDTHVCNPKVIQHAMCFYLDCPSERDCGSIQFPQLFYGTLEDDPFGNQLKSVFNILFKGMNGIQGPVYGEHAASIEEKEFQDEAIRSAFGVSSALVSSAEAIMRDNGFQNKSYPSLAIEEALRIASCCYETHTAWGKEMGWMYGSSVEDLMTGLKIHSLGWHSIYYAPEKPGFMGCAPGNGPDSLVQYKRWATGTLEILISRLCPFLGKNSQLTLRQRMLYVYFTMMPITSMAAMGYVLLPAFSLFSGKSFLPKVKDPAFMVAAGLFISMYGNDLSEYLMCGCSVREWWNNQRMGLISRLSSQLFALFDVVMKLIGLYETVFVVTPKGCENEGGNEGDFTFNSSPLFIPPTTEVLINLVALIQSTLQIVGGQCEVKDKLFVEYFCSAWVVINLWPFLKGLFRKGKFGLPWSVVIKACALAVFLSRTWLR, encoded by the exons ATGAAGAAAACACCAAGTTCGAGTAATAGTAATCCTTTGTATGAGAAGTACATTCATAACTCATATGTTTATAGAGCTTGGGCATGCCTTCACCTTCTGCTTTTGCTGAGTTTCTTGACTTATCGTTTGTTTTATTCTCTGGATGAATGCTGTGGAGTAATATGGATCATTGCTTTTTCCTGTGAGCTTTGGTTTTCTTTGCAATTTCTTCTTTATCAGAACTCGATATGGCTGTCGGTTGAATATAAAGCATACCCAGAGAGGCTTGAACGCAG GTATGGTGGAGAATCCGCTTCTGAGCTTCCTCCTGTGGATATAATTATCACTACAACCGACCCTTATAAGGAGCCTGCTATAATAACGGCCAATACTGTCCTTTCAGTGCTTGCATTGGATTATCCAGTAGAAAAAATTGCATGTTATGTATCAGATGATGGCGGTTCTCCTATTACTTTCTACTCTcttgtagaaaccttggaatttGCCAAAAAATGGGTGCCTTTCTGCAGGAATTTCAATATTGAGTTAAGGATTCCAATAATGTATTTCTCCAAAACACCCAAGTCATCAGATCCAAAATTTCTCGAACAATGGCAGGTCATGAAG gatGAATATGAACGTCTGAAGAGAAGGATTGCTGATGCATTGGAGAGAGGACATGTTACATTGAAATCTGTTTCTGAGAATGACGTTAATGATTTTGTGTACAAAAGATCAGACGTTAAAAACCATTCAAGTATAGTGAAG GTTATTCATGAAAACAAAGTAAGCCAAGGAAATGATGATTTGGTTCTGCCACACTTAATCTACGTTGCAAGAGAAAAAAGACCTATGTTCAATCATCATTATAAAGCTGGAGCAATGAATGTTATG GCAAGGATTTCGGGACTGATGACCAACGCTCCTTTCATTCTTAATTTGGATTGTGATACGCATGTCTGCAACCCAAAAGTTATACAGCATGCCATGTGCTTTTATTTGGACTGTCCTTCTGAAAGAGACTGTGGTTCTATTCAATTTCCGCAGTTGTTTTATGGAACCCTTGAGGATGACCCATTTGGAAATCAGTTAAAATCTGTGTTCAAT ATCCTTTTCAAAGGTATGAATGGAATCCAAGGTCCTGTGTATGGAGAACATGCTGCTTCCATAGAAGAAAAGG AGTTTCAAGATGAAGCTATAAGAAGTGCGTTTGGAGTATCTTCTGCTCTTGTATCATCTGCTGAGGCCATTATGAGAGACAATGGGTTCCAAAATAAGTCATATCCTTCGCTGGCTATAGAGGAGGCCTTGAGGATTGCTAGTTGTTGCTATGAAACTCACACTGCTTGGGGAAAAGAG ATGGGATGGATGTATGGATCCTCTGTTGAGGATCTCATGACAGGGTTGAAAATTCACAGCTTAGGTTGGCATTCAATATATTACGCCCCTGAGAAGCCTGGTTTCATGGGATGTGCACCAGGGAACGGTCCAGATAGTCTTGTGCAGTACAAGAGATGGGCCACGGGAACGCTTGAAATATTGATAAGTAGATTGTGCCCTTTCCTGGGTAAGAATAGCCAACTGACACTTCGCCAGAGGATGCTTTATGTTTATTTCACCATGATGCCAATCACCTCAATGGCAGCAATGGGTTATGTACTATTGCCTGCCTTCAGTCTGTTTAGTGGCAAATCATTCCTTCCCAAG GTTAAAGACCCCGCATTTATGGTTGCAGCTGGTTTATTCATTTCAATGTATGGAAATGATCTTTCTGAATATCTTATGTGTGGTTGTTCTGTAAGAGAATGGTGGAATAATCAGAGGATGGGGTTGATATCGAGATTATCTTCACAGTTGTTTGCATTATTTGATGTTGTCATGAAGTTAATAGGATTATATGAAACAGTTTTTGTTGTAACACCAAAAGGTTGTGAGAATGAAGGGGGTAATGAGGGCGATTTTACCTTTAATTCTTCTCCTTTGTTCATTCCACCAACTACAGAAGTATTGATAAACTTAGTAGCTTTAATTCAGAGCACTTTGCAAATTGTGGGCGGGCAATGTGAAGTTAAGGACAAGCTATTTGTAGAATATTTTTGCAGCGCTTGGGTGGTGATTAATTTGTGGCCCTTCTTGAAAGGACTGTTCAGAAAGGGTAAATTTGGACTTCCATGGAGTGTGGTCATTAAAGCTTGTGCTTTGGCTGTATTTCTAAGCAGAACATGGCTTCGTTAA